The stretch of DNA GGTCGGCGCCGCGCTCGGCGGCGGCCGCCTCGTCCATGAAGGAGGTGTAGAGCGCGGCGATCTTCCGGGCGTTGTCACCGGCCTCGGCAGGCGCCGCCGCGACACCCGCAGCGAGCTCCTGGATGATCTGTTTGACCTGCTCCTCGGCCGTGTCGGCGAGTTGCACGAAGGGACCCCAGCTCGACCGGTCGGCCGGGATCTCCACGGTCTGCAGCCACTGGTCGTTGACATGGCCGAACAGGTCGTCCTGCGGTCGGATGTCGGGGTTCATGCCCGCGCGGGCGCCATCAAGAATGCTCATCCGTGCAGCTTATGCGAGCGCCGGGCCGGACGGCCGGGGCTCGCGCTGACACGTGACCGGTGATGGATCTGGTGATGCATGCGGCACGGGAGTATTCAGGACGCAGCGGGCCCGCGCAGCCTGCGGGAGACCTCGCCGAGGCCGGCGGCCAGGTTGTCGAGCTGCTCGGGGGTGAGCACGTCGATCAGCGCCTCGCGGACGGCGGCCACATGGCCGGGCGCGGCCTCGCGCAGCACCTCCATGCCCCGGTCGGTGAGCTGGGCGATCACGCCGCGGACGTCGCTGGGACAGGTGCGGCGGGCCACCAGGCCGGCCCGCTCCAGCTGGGTGACCTGGTAGGTCAGCCCGCTCTTGGAGGTGACCAGCCGGTCCGCGAGCTCGGTCATCCGCAGCGAGTGCCCCGGCTCGGCGGAGAGCTGGACCAGCACCTCGTACTGGGTATGGGAGAGCGCCGCATCGTCCTTGAGCTGCTGCTCCAGCTTGCGCGCGACCAGGTTGGTGGCCGAGAGGAAGCCGACCCAGGCGGCCCTCTCCCGATCGTCCAGCCATCGAGGTTCTTCCATGGGAACACTCTACCCCTGTTGTTCAAATTTGAATCGGGGTGTACCGTCGGCCGGGTCCGCTTGGTTCAAATTGGAACCAAGCCTGTTGTGAGTGGAGCAGCGCATGCCGGAGAACCTTCCTGTCGCCACTGTGCGCACCCGGGTCCGGGTCCCGTTGCGTTTCGGCGACGGCTACACGGTCGACGCCGAGCTGGTCACCTTCCACGGCCTGACGGACGGGCTGGAGCACCTGGCCGTCCGGCTCGGCGACCCGGACCGGGCCGCCGTCCCGCTGGTCCGGCTGCACT from Streptomyces sp. 846.5 encodes:
- a CDS encoding MarR family transcriptional regulator produces the protein MEEPRWLDDRERAAWVGFLSATNLVARKLEQQLKDDAALSHTQYEVLVQLSAEPGHSLRMTELADRLVTSKSGLTYQVTQLERAGLVARRTCPSDVRGVIAQLTDRGMEVLREAAPGHVAAVREALIDVLTPEQLDNLAAGLGEVSRRLRGPAAS